Genomic DNA from Catellatospora sp. TT07R-123:
GACCATGGCCTCGTCGGTCAGGTCGCGGCGCAGATCCATGATCGCGGTGTCGTGGCTCATCGGGTTCCGTTCCTCAGTGCACGCCGTGCATCAGCTGGCCGATCCTGCGGGCGCCGAGCCAGAAGCAGATGCCGACGAGGATCGCCAGCAGGCCCAGGCCGCCGTAGTAGACGCCCGCGGGCAGCTTCTCGGCCAGCGGGGTGACCCAGGTGTTGAGGGCGTTGCCGGCGGAGCTGGCCAGGAACCACAGGCCCATGATCTGGCTGGCGTAGCGCAGCGGGGCGAGTTTGGTGGTGACCGACAGGCCTACGGGGCTGAGCAGCAGCTCGGCGCAGGTCTGGATGAAGTAGACCAGGACGATCCACCAGGGAGAGATCAGACCGCGCCCGGCGGCGGCCCCGGCGGCGCCCATGACCAGGAACGACAGGCCGATGCCCAGCAGCGCCCAGGAGAACTTGACCGGGGTGCCGGGCTGGCGCCGGTCGAGCCTGGTCCACAGCCAGGCGAACACCGGCGCGAGCAGCAGGATCAGCACCGGGTTGATGGACTGGAACCAGGCGGTGGGGATCTCGAAGCTGCCGACCTGCCGGTCGACGTCGTTCTCGGTGAACAGGCTGACCAGGCTGCCCGCCTGGTCGTAGATCATCCAGAACAGCGCCGCGCCGATGAAGATCCACACATAGGCGCTGACGCGGGAACGCTCCTGCGTGGTCAGCGACTTGTCGCGGAACATCATCAGGAAGTACGCCGCGGGCACGACCAGCGCCATCAGCGTCAGCGCGGTGATGACGTGCTGGGCCCGGAACGTGCCGGCGGCGACGTCGGCGATGATCAGCACCGCGACGATCGCCACCACGATCGCGGCGACCGTCAGCAGCTTCCGGCGTTCGTGGGAGAGCAGCGGCTTGTGGGCCTTGAGCCCGACCCCCTCCAGCCGCCGGTGGCCGAAGAGGTACTGGATGACGGCCAGGGTCATGCCGACCGCGGCGATGCCGAACGCCACATGCCACTCGTTCTTGGCGGCGAAGTAGCCGGTCAGCAGCGGGGCGAAGAACGCGCCCAGGTTGATGCCGAGGTAGAACAGGGTGAACCCCGAGTCACGGCGGGACTCGTGCATCTCGGGGTGCTTGTCGTACAGCTCGCCGACCATGGCGGAGATGTTGGGTTTGAGCAGCCCGGTGCCGAGCACGATGAGCACCAGTCCGAGGTAGAACATGGCCTTCGACCCGGCGGCGAGGCTGTAGTGGCCCAGGGCGATGACGATGGCGCCGTACAGGACGCTGCGGCGGGTGCCCAGCAGCCGGTCGGCGACCCAGCCGCCGGGCAGGGCCATGAAGTAGACCATCGAGTTGTAGATCGAGTACAGCACCGCCGCCGCGGCCGCGGTCATGCCGAAGCCCCCGGCGCTGGCCGAACCGGCCAGGAACAGCACGAGGATCGCCCGCATGCCGTAGAAGCTGAACCGCTCCCACATCTCGGTGAGGAACAGCACCACCAGGCCGCCGGGGTGACCCATCCAGGTCTTGACCGGCCTGGCGGCGGCCGCCGCCGTGGTGCTGGCCATCGCGTCCTCCCGGATGTGATGTTCCCCGCAATACAGGTCCAATCGGACAATATCGCGGTCGGGGGTACGGGTGAGGCAGACTCACGAATCCGGGGCCGCTACAGTTCTACGACACGCTGCGTCACCTTCGAGGGAATCTTGGACCCGTCCGGCGTGTTGCACCACCCGAAGTCTGTTCTCAACGTGAGGAGCTGGTATGGGCGAGCGCATGCTGCGGGGAAGCCGACTGGGAGCCGTGAGTTACGAGTCGGACCGCAACACCGAACTCGCGCCCCGGCAGATCCGCGAATTCCAGTGCGCCAACGGCCACCGCTTCGAGGTGCCGTTCGCCGTCGACGCCGAGGTCCCGTCGATGTGGGAGTGCAAGTTCGACGGCAGCGTCGCCCGTCTCATCGACGGCACCGAGCCGGAGCAGAAGAAGGTCAAGCCTCCGCGCACCCACTGGGACATGCTGCTGGAGCGCCGCTCCATCGAGGAGCTCGAGGAGATCCTCAACGAGCGCCTGGCCGAGGTCCGCGTCAAGCGCGGCCGCTGAACCGACACGAAGGCGCCCCGGGTGAACCGGGGCGCCTTCGCCGTGTTCAGCGCCTTCGCCGTGTTCAGAGCCCGAACTCGGGCAGGCACGCCGCCAGCCCGTCCACCTCGACCGGGACCTGGGCGGCCTGCTCCCACCGCTGCCGGGTCAGCCGCAGCCGCTGCGTGAGCGCCACCTGCCCGTCCAGTACATCGCGGACCAGACCGTCCAGCTCGTAGCCCAGCCGCTGCGACACCCGCAGCGGTGCCGGGTTGTCGGCGAACGACGCGCTGGTCGCGTCGGCCGCACCCAGGCCCGCGAACGCCAGTTGCAGCACCGCGGCCCGCATCTCGGTGCCCAGCCCCTGGCCGTGGTGGGCCAGGCCCAGCCACGACGCGCTGCGCACCTCCCGCCGCACGGCGAACTCCCGCCCCGCCAGCTCCTGCTCCCCGATCGGCTGCCCGTCGCGGAACACCGCGAACCCCAGCGCCCAGTCCTGCCGGTCCCAGGTGCCGATCCGGCGCCACTGCCGCTGGATCACCGCCCGGCCCCGCTCGGCCGGCGCGGCCTCGGTCCACGGGGTCAGGAACGGGCGCCGGTCCGGCGCGTGCACCCCGGCGGCGGCCGCGTCGGCCAGTGCGGCCAGCTCGTCCCCGACGGGCAGCCGCAGTTCCAGCCTCGGGGTGCGCAGCCGCAGCCCGTATAGGGGCCAGTAGTCGATCATCACTGCGGCATTCTCCGCCCCGACCGCCCCGTACCGCACCAGGTTTCCGCCCCGGTCCCTGGGTCAGTCGACGATCTCGCCTTCGATGACCTCGGACGAGGCCGTGCCGGGCGGCGTCGGGGGCGCGGCGCCCGGGGGCTGGGCGGGCGGGTGGTGCGGGGTCGTGGTCGTCACCCGGACCCGGCGCGGCCCGAACACGCTGTTGGCCGCCCCCGCCGGGATCCGCTTCTCGGTGGCCGCCCGCGCCCGCGAGCGCACCAGCCGCCGCACCGGCGGGATGAGCAGCAGCAGGCCGACCACCGCCGTCAGCAGCCCGGGGATGATCAGCAGCAGTGCCGCGACCAGGCCCACGACCGCGTCCAGGGCCTGCTCGCCGCGCGGATCGCCGCCCTGCCGGGCCGCGCGCAGCCTTCGCCACGCCGCCATGCCCTCCCGGCGCATCAGCACGATGCCGAGAATCGACAGCACCGCGACCAGCAGCAGCGCCCAGCCCGCCCCGATCTGCGACGCCAGCCACAGGAAGATCAGGAACTCGACCGCCCCGACGAGCAGGACAGCCGCCGGAACCCACCGCAGCCTGCGCAAATCCGTTTCACCTCCGCGCCGGCCTCACGGCCAGCGGTCGCTGGGCTTGAACGCGCGACGCAGCGCGTCCCGCCGAGCCTGTGCCCCCCACACGGTCACCCGCCACAGCGCCTCTTTCACGATAGACCCGCTCATCTTGCTCGCGCCGTGCTCGCGCTCGGCGAAGGTGATGGGGACCTCCACGATCCGGAAGCCGTGGCGGAACGTGCGCCAGGTCAGCTCGACCTGGAAACTGTAGCCCTGCGACGCCACCGTCTCGACCTCGATCTTGCGTAGGACGTCGGTGCGGTACGCCCGGTAGCCGCCGGTGGCGTCCTTGACGCCCATGCCCAGCACGGTGCGGGTGTACAGGTTCCCGCCGCGTGACAGCAGCAGCCGGTGCAGCGGCCAGTTGACGACCTTGCCGCCCCTGGTCCAGCGGGACCCGATGACCGCGTCGGCGCCGCGCAGCGCGTCCAGCAGCAGCGGCAGCTGCTCCGGGGCGTGCGAGCCGTCGGCGTCCATCTCCACCGCGGCGTCGTAGCCGTGCTCGTCGGCCCATGCGAACCCGGCCAGGTACGCCGCCCCGAGGCCCTGCTTGCCGGGCCGGTGCATGACCTTGATCCGGTCGTCGGCGGCGGCCATCGCGTCGGCGATCGCACCGGTGCCGTCGGGGCTGTTGTCGTCGGCGATGAGCACGTCGACCTGCGGGGTCGCGGCCCGGACCCGCCCGACGATCGAGCCGATGTTCTCCTTCTCGTTGTACGTCGGGATGATCACCAGGACCCGGCCCACACCGGGGTAGCCGTCCTCGCCGCTTGCCTGACCCACCCGGGGCCTCCTCTGGTCGGGGCCGGTCACGCTCCGCGCGACCGGCGCCGGCGCAGCACAGCGGCTGCGATCAGCACCCCAGCCGCGGCCAGCGCCGCGGCGGCCTCCGGCCACGCACCCACCCTGGTCGCGAGCGTGGACCCGGTGCCCAGCCGCAGCTGCCGTACCACCACCGCTTCGGTATTGAAACCAGTTGCATCATGCACAGAACCGTCAGCAGTTACAAAACCGGACACACCGACAGTCGAGGCCATCAGGCTGTCGCGGCCGTGCTCGACGGCCCGCAGCCGCACCATCGCCAGCTGCTGGGTCGCCTCGGCGACGTCGAACGTCGCGTTGTTGGTCTGCACCGCCAGCAGCTGCGCCCCGTGCCGCACGGTGTCGGCCACGACGTCGTCGTAGGCGACCTCGAAGCAGATCACGTCGCCGACCTTCGCCGGGCCCAGCGTCAGCACCCCGGGCTCGGTCCCGGCGACGAAGTCCGTACGCAGCAGCTTCGCCTGGTTCGTGATCGCCTGCGCGATCGGTTCGACGATCGGGCGCAGCGGCAGGTACTCGGCGAACGGCACCGGGTGCTGCTTGAGGTACATCTGCTGCGGCGGCCCGTACGCCGACTGCCGGGGCAGCCACACCATGCCCGCGTTGCGGGACTGGCCCTCGCCCGGACCGGACAGGACCGCGCCGACCAGGATCGGGGCGTTGATCGCGGTCGCGGCCTGGTCGATCGCGGCGGCGGCGTCGATGTTGCGCAGCGGGTCGATGTCGGAGGCGTTCT
This window encodes:
- a CDS encoding peptide MFS transporter, with amino-acid sequence MASTTAAAAARPVKTWMGHPGGLVVLFLTEMWERFSFYGMRAILVLFLAGSASAGGFGMTAAAAAVLYSIYNSMVYFMALPGGWVADRLLGTRRSVLYGAIVIALGHYSLAAGSKAMFYLGLVLIVLGTGLLKPNISAMVGELYDKHPEMHESRRDSGFTLFYLGINLGAFFAPLLTGYFAAKNEWHVAFGIAAVGMTLAVIQYLFGHRRLEGVGLKAHKPLLSHERRKLLTVAAIVVAIVAVLIIADVAAGTFRAQHVITALTLMALVVPAAYFLMMFRDKSLTTQERSRVSAYVWIFIGAALFWMIYDQAGSLVSLFTENDVDRQVGSFEIPTAWFQSINPVLILLLAPVFAWLWTRLDRRQPGTPVKFSWALLGIGLSFLVMGAAGAAAGRGLISPWWIVLVYFIQTCAELLLSPVGLSVTTKLAPLRYASQIMGLWFLASSAGNALNTWVTPLAEKLPAGVYYGGLGLLAILVGICFWLGARRIGQLMHGVH
- a CDS encoding RNA polymerase-binding protein RbpA gives rise to the protein MGERMLRGSRLGAVSYESDRNTELAPRQIREFQCANGHRFEVPFAVDAEVPSMWECKFDGSVARLIDGTEPEQKKVKPPRTHWDMLLERRSIEELEEILNERLAEVRVKRGR
- a CDS encoding GNAT family N-acetyltransferase — translated: MIDYWPLYGLRLRTPRLELRLPVGDELAALADAAAAGVHAPDRRPFLTPWTEAAPAERGRAVIQRQWRRIGTWDRQDWALGFAVFRDGQPIGEQELAGREFAVRREVRSASWLGLAHHGQGLGTEMRAAVLQLAFAGLGAADATSASFADNPAPLRVSQRLGYELDGLVRDVLDGQVALTQRLRLTRQRWEQAAQVPVEVDGLAACLPEFGL
- a CDS encoding FxsA family protein — its product is MRRLRWVPAAVLLVGAVEFLIFLWLASQIGAGWALLLVAVLSILGIVLMRREGMAAWRRLRAARQGGDPRGEQALDAVVGLVAALLLIIPGLLTAVVGLLLLIPPVRRLVRSRARAATEKRIPAGAANSVFGPRRVRVTTTTPHHPPAQPPGAAPPTPPGTASSEVIEGEIVD
- a CDS encoding polyprenol monophosphomannose synthase; this translates as MGQASGEDGYPGVGRVLVIIPTYNEKENIGSIVGRVRAATPQVDVLIADDNSPDGTGAIADAMAAADDRIKVMHRPGKQGLGAAYLAGFAWADEHGYDAAVEMDADGSHAPEQLPLLLDALRGADAVIGSRWTRGGKVVNWPLHRLLLSRGGNLYTRTVLGMGVKDATGGYRAYRTDVLRKIEVETVASQGYSFQVELTWRTFRHGFRIVEVPITFAEREHGASKMSGSIVKEALWRVTVWGAQARRDALRRAFKPSDRWP